ACGGCAGCAAAACGGCGCCGGGATTTTTGAGCGCCTGCTCGGCGATGGCCATTAGGTAGCCCTTGGGCGACACCCCGGCGAGCTTGGCGCACTCCATCAGCGTGTAGATGATGGCGGCGACCTCAGTACCGCGGCGCGACCGGGACCCGTAATGGTTTTTCCTTCCGATGACGACACTGCGCAGCGCTCGCTCGCAGACGTTGTTGTCGATGGGGATGCGCGGATCGTCGAGGAAGCGCCGGAGCCCGGGCTCAAGGTTGAGCAGGTAGTTGATTCCCCCGGCCAGCGCGCCTCGGGGCAGCGTCCGCGGCAACAGGTCGCGTGCCCAGGCGAAGATCTCGTCGACAATGGGCCGGCTCTCCTGGTCCCGGGCCTGGGCGGCGTCGAGCTGGCCCCCCTGTATCTGGCGCTCGATCGCGTACAGGTCGCGGATCTTGCCGATCGCGAAGCCGGCCTCGTCGGGGAAGTTCTTCTCGCACTCGACGAACTTGCGCCGGACGTGGGCCCAGCAGTTGGCTACGACGAAGCGCTGCGTCTCCTCGGCCAGGCTCCGGTAGACCGTGTAGCCGTCGGCCATGACGACGCCCTCGAAATCACCCAGGAGCGTGCTTGCGGCCTGCTTGGAGCGCGAGTCGAGGATGCGGTAGCCGACCAGGTCACCGCTGACGATGGCCCAGGTCTGGAAAGTCTTATTCTCCTTGGTCTTGCCGTTGTCGAGGAGGAGCCACCAGGTCTCGTCGCAGGCGATGACGGGGACCGAAAGGGCGCGTTGCAAGATGGCCTCGTGGGTGGGCGCGAGCAGCTTGGCCAGCGCGTCGAGTTGATCCCAGAGGGTCTGCGACGTGACCTGGAGGCCCTCGCGGCGCATGATCGCGGCCTGGCGATCGAGCGGCAGGTGGTCGGCGTACTTTCCGACCGCCACCTCGACGGCGAATGCCGGTGAGTACCGGCCGCCCGGCGTGAGCCGCAGCGGGCCGGGGGCCGTCACGACGCAGGCGTTGCAGCGGCAGCGATACTTGGCGCGGCGGTGCTTCTGGATGACGAAGACGCGCTCGGTGACGGTGATGAGCTCCGACTCCTCGGCCTCGTCTCCCAAGGGCTCCAGGGTGCCTCCGCATTGCGGGCAGTCGCGCTGATCCTCGGGAAGCTCGTGGGGAATGGTCTCGGTGTCGATGCCGGTCTGCTCGCGCGGGCCGTGGCCCTTCTGGGGCTTGCGTGGCGGCTTCTCGGGCTTGGTCGCAGGTGCCCGGCGCTCGCTCGATCGGCCGAAGAGCTCCTGCTCCCGTTTATCCAGAAGATGCCGCAGGGCGGTGCTTTGCTCGGCACTGTCCGCCTCTTGCTCACCGAGGCGCGCCCGGAGCTGCTCATTCTCGGCCCGCAGGCGCGCATTCTCGTCGTGCAGGGCCTGTGCGGCCGCCCGCAGGAACGTGACGCTCTTTTCCGAGGCGAAGTCGAAGCTCACCGGCCTATCTGAGCATGAATCCGGCTCACCAACAAGGGGGCTACCGTCCCAGGCGCAGGGCGGGCGGGCTCACCTCGAAGTGCCCGACCAGGCGACTGCCTTCCAGGAAGAGCGCCAGCTCGGTCGGCGTCAGGCACCAGGGCCGCGACCGGTCTCCTTCCCATGGCGCGTTGAAGCGCCCGCGCTCCAAGCGCTTGGCATAGAGGACCAGCCCGGTGCCGTCCCAGTGCAGAACACGGGCCTGGCGTCGATTCTTGGCCACGAACAAGAACATGTCGCCGTCGAGCGGATCGCGCCCGATGAGTTGTCGGGCCGCGCCATACAGGCCGTCGAAGCCCTTGCGCATGCTCACGGGCTCGGCGCAGGCCCAGATCCGGACCTGACGGGTGCTCCCGATCATTCGAGCGCCCGGAGCAGCCGCGCTGCCGTCTCGACATCGAGACCCTCTATGCGGTAGCCACCCGGAGCGGTCAGGGACAGCCTGGGCGGCGGTGCTGGCTCGGCGACGACGACCTCGACCGGCCGGAAGGCCGGCATCACGGGTCGCCGCAGCCAGCGGTAGCAAGTGTTCTCATGCAGGCCCGTGGCCAAAGCGACGGCCTGAATCGACTCTCCCCGATCCCGCCTATGCCGCATCTCGGCAACCAAGCGCTCCTTCTCGTCAGCAGATACCCTCCTGCGGGAGCGAGACGCCGGGCCGCTCCCAGGCACGGGAGCGGCCGACCCACGATCGGTACGGGCACGCTCGCGAATCCAGCTGTAATAGACCGACCCGGTGATCCCGAAATCCCGGGCCGTGGCGCCTACGCTCCGCCCCTGCTCCGCCCCGCGCTCGATGGCCTCGATGATCTCCGCCCGTTCCCGGGCGCCGAAGGTCCGGCTACCGACTCCCATGAGCACCTCCTCTGGGAATCGACGCTAACGGACGGGCGAGCGGCTGTCACGACGGGGTAGGGCGAGTTCTTACCGGAGCGGCCCCCTGCGCGGCCAAGGATGCCCAGGAATTGGCTTTGAACGTCTTGTTATCGCGCTTGAAGTTCCTATTTGCCTTGGTACGGCTCACCCAATGCCAGTTTACGCGCTGCAAGAATCGCAAG
This DNA window, taken from Candidatus Tanganyikabacteria bacterium, encodes the following:
- a CDS encoding IS66 family transposase, which translates into the protein MSFDFASEKSVTFLRAAAQALHDENARLRAENEQLRARLGEQEADSAEQSTALRHLLDKREQELFGRSSERRAPATKPEKPPRKPQKGHGPREQTGIDTETIPHELPEDQRDCPQCGGTLEPLGDEAEESELITVTERVFVIQKHRRAKYRCRCNACVVTAPGPLRLTPGGRYSPAFAVEVAVGKYADHLPLDRQAAIMRREGLQVTSQTLWDQLDALAKLLAPTHEAILQRALSVPVIACDETWWLLLDNGKTKENKTFQTWAIVSGDLVGYRILDSRSKQAASTLLGDFEGVVMADGYTVYRSLAEETQRFVVANCWAHVRRKFVECEKNFPDEAGFAIGKIRDLYAIERQIQGGQLDAAQARDQESRPIVDEIFAWARDLLPRTLPRGALAGGINYLLNLEPGLRRFLDDPRIPIDNNVCERALRSVVIGRKNHYGSRSRRGTEVAAIIYTLMECAKLAGVSPKGYLMAIAEQALKNPGAVLLPSDFALTSA
- the tnpB gene encoding IS66 family insertion sequence element accessory protein TnpB, yielding MIGSTRQVRIWACAEPVSMRKGFDGLYGAARQLIGRDPLDGDMFLFVAKNRRQARVLHWDGTGLVLYAKRLERGRFNAPWEGDRSRPWCLTPTELALFLEGSRLVGHFEVSPPALRLGR
- a CDS encoding transposase, with product MGVGSRTFGARERAEIIEAIERGAEQGRSVGATARDFGITGSVYYSWIRERARTDRGSAAPVPGSGPASRSRRRVSADEKERLVAEMRHRRDRGESIQAVALATGLHENTCYRWLRRPVMPAFRPVEVVVAEPAPPPRLSLTAPGGYRIEGLDVETAARLLRALE